The proteins below come from a single Malus sylvestris chromosome 3, drMalSylv7.2, whole genome shotgun sequence genomic window:
- the LOC126614438 gene encoding probable serine/threonine-protein kinase WNK11 isoform X2, with the protein MPSENEDQSDKEPFIEIDPTGRYGRYNELLGCGAVKKVYRAFDQEEGIEVAWNQVKLRNFTNDPAMIERLYSEVRLLRSLTNKNIITLYNVWRDAEHNTLNFITEVCTSGNLREYRKKHKHVSMKALKKWSKQILAGLRYLHTHEPCVIHRDLNCSNVFINGNVGQVKIGDLGLAAIVGKNHSAHSVLGTPEFMAPELYEGDYTEMVDIYSFGMCVLEMVTLEIPYSECDNVAKIYKKVSSGVRPQALDKIKDPEVRAFVDKCLAQPRARPSATELLKDAFFDEIEDDDNDQDV; encoded by the exons ATGCCGAGTGAAAACGAAGATCAGTCCGACAAAGAACCATTCATAGAAATCGACCCAACGGGCCGCTACGGCCGGTACAACGAGCTCCTAGGTTGCGGGGCTGTGAAAAAGGTGTACCGGGCTTTCGATCAAGAGGAGGGCATAGAGGTAGCATGGAACCAAGTGAAGCTACGTAACTTTACCAACGATCCTGCTATGATCGAGAGGCTCTACTCCGAGGTTCGGCTTCTGAGGTCGTTGACGAACAAGAACATCATCACTTTGTACAACGTGTGGCGGGACGCTGAGCATAACACTCTCAATTTTATTACTGAGGTTTGTACAAGCGGGAATTTGAGGGAGTACAGGAAGAAGCATAAGCATGTTTCGATGAAGGCCTTGAAGAAGTGGTCAAAACAGATCTTGGCAGGCTTGCGGTATTTGCATACTCATGAACCTTGTGTTATTCATAGAGATCTCAATTGCAGCAATGTCTTTATCAATGGGAATGTTGGCCAG GTGAAGATTGGTGATTTGGGATTGGCTGCTATAGTGGGGAAGAACCATTCAGCGCATTCAGTGTTAGGGACTCCAGAATTTATGGCACCAGAGCTGTATGAAGGAGATTACACTGAGATGGTGGACATTTACTCATTTGGTATGTGTGTGCTTGAGATGGTGACCTTGGAAATACCCTATAGTGAATGTGACAATGTTGCTAAAATATACAAGAAGGTATCTTCAGGAGTAAGACCCCAGGCCTTGGACAAAATCAAAGACCCGGAGGTGAGAGCGTTTGTTGACAAGTGCCTCGCCCAGCCTAGAGCGAGACCTTCTGCCACTGAACTTCTCAAGGACGCGTTctttgatgaaattgaagacgACGATAATGATCAAGACGTTTGA
- the LOC126614438 gene encoding probable serine/threonine-protein kinase WNK11 isoform X1, which yields MMPSENEDQSDKEPFIEIDPTGRYGRYNELLGCGAVKKVYRAFDQEEGIEVAWNQVKLRNFTNDPAMIERLYSEVRLLRSLTNKNIITLYNVWRDAEHNTLNFITEVCTSGNLREYRKKHKHVSMKALKKWSKQILAGLRYLHTHEPCVIHRDLNCSNVFINGNVGQVKIGDLGLAAIVGKNHSAHSVLGTPEFMAPELYEGDYTEMVDIYSFGMCVLEMVTLEIPYSECDNVAKIYKKVSSGVRPQALDKIKDPEVRAFVDKCLAQPRARPSATELLKDAFFDEIEDDDNDQDV from the exons ATG ATGCCGAGTGAAAACGAAGATCAGTCCGACAAAGAACCATTCATAGAAATCGACCCAACGGGCCGCTACGGCCGGTACAACGAGCTCCTAGGTTGCGGGGCTGTGAAAAAGGTGTACCGGGCTTTCGATCAAGAGGAGGGCATAGAGGTAGCATGGAACCAAGTGAAGCTACGTAACTTTACCAACGATCCTGCTATGATCGAGAGGCTCTACTCCGAGGTTCGGCTTCTGAGGTCGTTGACGAACAAGAACATCATCACTTTGTACAACGTGTGGCGGGACGCTGAGCATAACACTCTCAATTTTATTACTGAGGTTTGTACAAGCGGGAATTTGAGGGAGTACAGGAAGAAGCATAAGCATGTTTCGATGAAGGCCTTGAAGAAGTGGTCAAAACAGATCTTGGCAGGCTTGCGGTATTTGCATACTCATGAACCTTGTGTTATTCATAGAGATCTCAATTGCAGCAATGTCTTTATCAATGGGAATGTTGGCCAG GTGAAGATTGGTGATTTGGGATTGGCTGCTATAGTGGGGAAGAACCATTCAGCGCATTCAGTGTTAGGGACTCCAGAATTTATGGCACCAGAGCTGTATGAAGGAGATTACACTGAGATGGTGGACATTTACTCATTTGGTATGTGTGTGCTTGAGATGGTGACCTTGGAAATACCCTATAGTGAATGTGACAATGTTGCTAAAATATACAAGAAGGTATCTTCAGGAGTAAGACCCCAGGCCTTGGACAAAATCAAAGACCCGGAGGTGAGAGCGTTTGTTGACAAGTGCCTCGCCCAGCCTAGAGCGAGACCTTCTGCCACTGAACTTCTCAAGGACGCGTTctttgatgaaattgaagacgACGATAATGATCAAGACGTTTGA